The Astyanax mexicanus isolate ESR-SI-001 chromosome 14, AstMex3_surface, whole genome shotgun sequence genome window below encodes:
- the plekhd1 gene encoding pleckstrin homology domain-containing family D member 1: MFSSSKSSSFYSWTSMEQADSDVLDISTKVQLYGVLWKRPFGRPSAKWSRRFFIIKDSFLLYYAENEKRNFETNKYFNIHPKGVIPLGGCVVEPKEDQGMPFAMVINHEDFTGEIALAAESEPEQSQWLEMLQESGKVTWKNAQLGEAMIESLEAQGLQLAKEKQEYLDKLMEETEELSLQREQKAELERLNQLLEEEKQKFEEVVVELRTEQEQIKLDLDGTAQSLKGVESEKAELHNLTTLLQKSLEDLSKEKQRTLEMLRDRGLAGAEPVTPVQASSANSQRPEAPEEQLQGNLRHIEEQMMSVLREKQQAEERLKENEQRALVLQEEREFYSSQAHALQQSLSQLTVDKQQTEAELKAEMESRAELEQRLKFAEKALKDLEQGLNCIERSHERDEKMRGDVSHLRKFFEECICAAEIEAKLPAIMKNAVYLHKAAARRIKSCRVQRHASRQHWLKHSKSFACSHGEDPNLEDLKETARRLTSDSCFRQRMYKIITQQSTVSQSED, encoded by the exons GTTTTTCATCATTAAAGACAGCTTCCTGCTCTACTATGCAGAGAATGAGAAACGAAACTTTGAGACTAACAAATACTTCAACATCCATCCAAAG GGCGTCATCCCTTTAGGTGGATGCGTGGTTGAGCCGAAGGAAGACCAGGGCATGCCTTTTGCCATGGTTATCAATCATGAGGATTTCACG GGGGAGATAGCACTAGCAGCAGAGTCGGAGCCTGAGCAGAGCCAGTGGCTGGAGATGCTGCAGGAGTCTGGAAAAGT CACCTGGAAGAACGCTCAGCTGGGAGAGGCGATGATTGAGAGTCTGGAGGCTCAGGGACTGCAGCTGGCTAAAGAGAAGCAGGAGTACCTGG ATAAACTGATGGAGGAGACGGAGGAACTGAGCCTGCAGAGAGAACAGAAGGCG GAGCTGGAGCGACTGAACCAGTTGCTGGAGGAGGAGAAGCAGAAGTttgaggaggtggtggtggagctGAGAACAGAGCAGGAGCAGATTAAACT AGATCTGGATGGCACAGCTCAGTCACTAAAGGGGGTGGAGTCAGAAAAAGCTGAGCTTCACAATCTCACCACGCTGCTGCAGAAATCTCTCGAG GACCTGTCTAAAGAGAAGCAGCGCACTCTGGAGATGCTCAGAGACCGAGGACTGGCGGGGGCTGAGCCGGTTACTCCGGTTCAGGCTTCCTCAGCAAACTCTCAACGCCCTGAGGCACCGGAGGAGCAGCTGCAGGGCAACCTACGCCACATCGAGGAGCAGATGATGAGCGTGCTCAGAGAGAAGCAGCAGGCCGAGGAGAG GCTGAAGGAGAACGAGCAGCGGGCGCTGGTTCTGCAGGAGGAGAGAGAGTTTTATTCTTCTCAGGCTCACGCCCTCCAGCAGTCCCTCAGCCAGCTCACTGTCGACAAGCAGCAGACTGAAGCCGAGCTGAAG GCTGAGATGGAGTCTCGTGCTGAGCTGGAGCAGAGGCTGAAGTTTGCTGAGAAAGCTCTGAAGGATCTGGAGCAGGGCCTGAACTGTATCGAGCGCAGCCACGAGAGAGACGAGAAGATGAGAGGGGATGTCAGCCACCTCCGCA AGTTCTTTGAGGAGTGTATCTGTGCGGCAGAGATCGAGGCCAAGCTGCCGGCCATCATGAAGAACGCTGTGTATCTGCATAAAGCTGCTGCTCGCCGCATCAAGAGCTGTCGAGTCCAGAGACATGCCTCCAGGCAGCACTGGC TCAAACACTCCAAGTCGTTTGCCTGCTCACATGGAGAGGATCCCAACCTGGAGGACCTGAAGGAGACCGCCCGGCGCCTGACCTCAGACAGCTGCTTTAGACAGCGCATGTACAAGATCATCACCCAGCAAAGCACAGTCTCGCAGTCTGAGGACTGA